TTGGCTCAAAACCAGTAGTTGAGTTAGTAGCGATGCTAACAGGAGAAGGTGAGGGGGCAACGCTGACAGCATTGGCTGAACCTGCTAAATCGATACGTCCGCTGATCCGATCGCTGCCTATTTCATTGCCAAAAGCGGGAATCGCTTGACTAGAAGCACTGCTATTAATGTCAAAGCGACCGTTGTTGCTGAAGATATTGGCACCGGGGTCGTTAGCATTGCCGAGATCAGGGCGGGCTTGGGCGATCGCCACTACCCCATCCCGCAAGTTTTGCTCAATCAGATTACCCCGAATAATCGGCTGGGCGTTGGCTTGAGCCACAATCCCGTCTTGGTTCTGCACAATCCGGTTGCCAATAATCGTCGGCGCGGCATCCTGAGCAATATTGATGCCAAAACCAGTTTTGATGAATAAATTCTCGCGCACCTCTGGCTTGGAGTTGCCATAAATCGTGATGCCATTAGCTCCGTTGGCGTAGAAATAGTTGCCTCGCACCACAGGCGCACTACTTCCCACTACAGAGATGCCATCGTGCGTGTTACCCGTAAAGGTATTTTCCAAAATCACAGGGCTGGCTGATTCAATCCAAAGGCCATAGCCTCGCGGATTCGGATTTGTGACCGTAACGCCTGCTAACCCTGCCTGATGAACTCCCAGAATTGTAATGTTTTGGCTGGCAAAGGTGGGGCTGAGATAAGGAGCACCGCCCTGAATCACAGTATCTTTGCCGCGATTGCGAGTATCCCCTTGAATCGTTACACCGGGTTTTAGCTCCAGAGGAAAAACTTCACCAGTCTGGGCGCTGTAGGTACCCGGAATCAACACAATCACCGTGTTGGGCTGGGCCGCTTTGAGGGCTTGCGTAATGGTTTTGAAGGGAGCGCGCTCACCGCCATTGCCCACTGCGTCATCGCCTGCGACTGGATTAACGTAGAGCAAGTTTAAGCTAGACATGGCCCTAGCTCTAGCTGGTGCCTGGGCTAGCTGCATTGACCCATCAGACCCATCCAACTGAGCGATCGCGGGTTCTGTAGACCAACCTGCCCAAGCAGCAATTGTCAGCCCTACGCCCATCAAGCTATGGGAAAACAAACGGTTACTTGCATACCAGCCAACATGAGCGCTGGGGGGCTGTATCAAGGATTGATAGTTGTCGGGGGTCATACTCACAAATCTCCTCTTGACCACACTGGGTGAAAGGCGTTAGTTGAATTTAGCGATCGCTGGCGCTCCACACAGCCCACCAATCAGCGATACAAAACAAGCGATAAAAACGGGAGCTATCTTACCCTAGATACCCGCTAAAAATAACCGTCTCTTGCCCCATCTGCAAAGTTTGACTGAGAAACTTAAGAATAGTTAAACTAAACGACCGACAAATGGCAGAATTTGTATTGCCCTATCCCTACGTGTGCTGTGCAGTTGAATTTTCATCCAGCTAGCATACGGCTTCTCGGAGCGAGAAACTTTTTATTTAGGAAGGGGGAATCTGGCGCTAGGATGAAACATTAATGGGAATGGGGTTGTTCTAATGGGCGATAGACCTACCGGGAGTAAACTCGTGCAGCCCGCACTCTACCGCATTCTAGATGCCAATCTGGATCGGGCTCGCGAAGGCTTAAGGATCGTCGAAGAGTGGTGTCGATTTGGCCTCAACAGTGCACCGCTGACTGACGAGTGCAAGCAAATGCGGCAAGAATTGGCGCGTTGGCATGATCCAGAACTGCGAGCTGCCCGCGATACACCAGGCGATCCAGGGACAGAACTCACTCACCCGCAAGAAGAGCAGCGCTCTAGCATTGAGCAAGTTTTGCAGGTTAACCTGTGCCGTGTCGAAGAAGCCCTCCGGGTGCTGGAAGAATACGGCAAGATTTACACCCCAGAAATGGGGATGGCCTGCAAACAAATGCGCTATCGCGTCTACACCCTAGAAAGTAACCTGCTGGTGCCCCAACGGCAGCAACTCCTAGAGCGAGCGCACCTCTACCTCGTTACTTCTCCCTCTGAAAATTTATTTGCCACGGTAGAAGCGGCTTTGCAGGGCGGTTTGTCTCTAGTGCAGTACCGTGACAAAACCGCAGACGATAATGTGCGCTTCAGTAATGCCAAAAAACTGCGGCAAATTTGTCAAGATTACAACGCTCTATTCATCGTTAATGACCGTGTAGACTTAGCCCTGGCTGTGGATGCTGATGGTGTGCACTTAGGTCAGCAAGATATGGCGATCGCTACAGCGCGACAACTGTTAGGCCCGCATCGGCTCATTGGTCGCTCCACCACGAACCCTGAAGAAATGCACCAGGCGATTCAAGATGGCGCTGACTACATTGGCGTGGGGCCAGTTTATGAAACGCCCACTAAAGCGGGTAAAGCCGCCGCAGGTCTAGAGTATGTTCGCTATGCCAAAGAACATGCCACAGTGCCTTGGTTTGTGATTGGTGGCGTTGACACGAATAATATTCATGATGTTCTAGCGGCTGGCGCTGAGCGGGTAGCCGTGGTGCGAGCCATTATGCAAGCCGAGCAGCCCACCTTAATTACGCAATATTTCATCTCTCAGCTCCACCGAATTCAAACGATCCGCGCTTACGAAGAACGCATTGCCAAGCCTCATGTCTGATTTGTCTGGTCTGTCTAATTTGTCTGATGCCATTACTGTGCAAGTGAACGGTGAATCCCACACTTGCTCCCGCTCCATCTTTCTACCGAATCTGTTAGAACAGCTCGGCCTCAACCCTCGTTTGATTGCTGTTGAGTATAACGGTGAGATTCTGCATCGGCAGTTTTGGTCTGCGACCGAAGTCCAAGAAGGCGATCGCCTGGAGATTGTCACCATTGTGGGTGGGGGTTAGCGATCGCTGTTTGAGCTAGGGGCAATACCTCGGTAGCTTTAGTACGGATAACTCCCTCCAGACTGATGCCCTACCCTGTGGGTAAGACGGTACAGTATAGATGTGCCCTAGGTTTACGGCTCTTGACAAAGGGTGAGCCGCCTCAAGCCGAGTCCTAAAACTTGCAGACAGGTGGTTGTCCACCAGTATCATGAACTGGTTAAAAACATTCCGAATTGAAATTTTAGATTGAAGTTTGGAATTAGCCGGAGCCGATTGTTTTTTCGTCAGCTTGGATAGGCACGCCTTATGCGTAATAAACTTTTTTCCGTAATCAAACCCTTTTTGAAATCTGTGCTTCTGGTTGGCCTGGTGCTGACTTTGGCACTGAGTAATGCCGATGGTGCGTTGGCAGCCCGTAGCGGTGGACGCATTGGCGGTGGCTCTTTTCGGGCTCCCAGTCGTGGCCCCACTTATTCTGCTCCCCGTAGCTATACTCCTGGCCCTGGTGGTTATGGCGGCGGATATGGATACGGTTATGGTGGTGGCGGTGGATTTTCTCCCCTTTTCTTTATTCCGTTCCTTGGGGGCGGTGGATTGAGTGGCCTGTTTGGCATCTTGATCTTCTTTGCGATCGCCAATTTCCTAGTTAGCACTTTCCGGCGAGTCAGTGCGGGTACAGATGGCGAAAGCCTGGGGTATGATGCTTACTCCGATAACCCTGCTGTGTCAGTCGCTAAGTTGCAAGTCGGTCTGCTGGCCGAAGCCCGGACGCTGCAAGCTGACCTGAACCGCATTGCTGAAGCTGCTGATACTAGCTCCTCTGAGGGCTTGACCCAAGTTCTGCAAGAAGCCTCTCTCGCCTTGCTGCGTCACCCTGAGTATTGGGTCTACGCGGGGTCAGAGAGCCAGCAAACTCGTCTGAGCGCGGCTGAATCTCAGTTCAATCGCTTAGCTTTAGCAGAACGCAGTAAGTTCGGTGAAGAGACACTAACCAACTTCAACACCCGTCGGCAACTGAAGTCAGCCAATGACTCTGCCCTGACCGTTGCAGAACCTGGGGGTGCTTTGACCAATACTAGTCAAGCTCCTAGCGAATACATTGTGGTGACGATCTTAGTTGGCACCCAAGGTAAGTTCCAGTTCCCCGCGATTAACAGCACTGATGAGTTGCGGCGGGCGCTCAGTCAAATTGGGGCTATTCCTAGCGAACAACTCCTAGCAGTAGAAATTCTGTGGACTCCTCAAGCTGAGGATGACACCCTAACCACAGATGACATGCTAGCTGAGTATCCCAACCTCAAACTCGTCTAGTCACGGTTCAACTTCTGTTCAAACCAAATCCCCCGCGTTGGCCATCCCACCGGGGGATTTGGCGTTTAGAGTAGAGTGGCGATCGCTCCTCACCTAACTCCCACAGCATGCGAATGCAATATTCAGTTCATTCGCCTACACAATTTATGCAAACTCATGCTGACCAATTGCTTCCCAGTTGGTCGCAGCCTATCTTGTCAATTTTGGTGGTGCTGCAACAATGCTCCAGCTTGATGTTGAGCCGAACCTTCGCAACAGAAATGCAAAAGCAGCAAGGACGGAGCCAATTTTTGCATTTTGGCGCTCAAGTTGCGCTGGAGCTAGAACCTTTAGGGCATTTGGTAGAACTCTTTGATCCGGTGACGGGTTGGCCTCTGCGATCGTCTGCGGGCCGGCTGCGCTTAGATGATGTGGCAGTGGTGCGGGCCGCTTTGGACTATCCCACCAAGACTCAAGGAAACTGCATTTTAGTCATTCATCCCGACTGGGAGAGTGCCGTTTACCCCTCTGTGCTGGTTTCCTCCGCACCTCTCGACTTGCTACAAACGGTCGCTGCCCAAGTGAGCGATCGCTACCTGCTCAATCCTCTTTTTTAACTTCCTGAACTTAACGGGGTGGATTGAGCCACCAAGCTAGAGCCAGCAGTCTCAAGCGGATACTGTGCTTGAGAGCTTTTATTGGCGCTGTACCACCACTCTTGTTGGGCGGGTGAAAGCTTGACAGGGTAGAGCGTGATTTCGATGGTTTTGCCAGAGCAACCTTGACCTAAAATTTCTACCGAATAAGAAGGATGAGTTTTGGTAGCCAGATCAGGCACATAGCGCTTACCAATGCGCCGCCAACTGGGTTCTTTGCCTCGCCACTCTAAGCGACAACAAGGCCACGGCAACTGCTCGCGGTCAAACAAACGACAGCAGGGGCCAACTATCCGGTAGCAGAAATGACCGCCGGGACTATAAAGAATTTCGCCAGATTGCAAGAGATCAGACACAGATGTGATTGTCTCACAGTTCGCACTGGGGCTGAAGCAGGGAGAGCGATCGCCAATTGTCTACTAAGACCTGGATGGGGATACAGTCGAAAGTGTATCGGAGATTAATTTAGGGCCATACATCCGTGTGAAAATTCAATAACCAGGAGTTGCAGCATGTCGCAATGGCTAAACAATTGGCAAAACGCGATCGGCAAACTGAAGCCTAAGCCTAATAGCCCGGAAGAGTCATTGCCTCCTCCTAAAACCCCTACAGCCTTGCTTTACCCAACGGTTCGCACAACGGCTGCTCTCCCGCTACCGTTGTCTCCCCATCAGATTGCCGTTGATGTGGATGAAGCTAACCTGTTTTATCAATCGCTTGATGGCAAGATTGTTAGCTGCTGCCTGATATTTGGTGACATTCAGTGGCAATCGGCAGACTTGGGCTATCCATTGCGCGTTACAGATCAAATCCTCTGGGCAGTGCAAGGTGATGCGATCGCGGCTT
This region of Trichocoleus desertorum NBK24 genomic DNA includes:
- a CDS encoding methylmalonic aciduria and homocystinuria type D protein, with the translated sequence MQTHADQLLPSWSQPILSILVVLQQCSSLMLSRTFATEMQKQQGRSQFLHFGAQVALELEPLGHLVELFDPVTGWPLRSSAGRLRLDDVAVVRAALDYPTKTQGNCILVIHPDWESAVYPSVLVSSAPLDLLQTVAAQVSDRYLLNPLF
- a CDS encoding DUF1517 domain-containing protein → MRNKLFSVIKPFLKSVLLVGLVLTLALSNADGALAARSGGRIGGGSFRAPSRGPTYSAPRSYTPGPGGYGGGYGYGYGGGGGFSPLFFIPFLGGGGLSGLFGILIFFAIANFLVSTFRRVSAGTDGESLGYDAYSDNPAVSVAKLQVGLLAEARTLQADLNRIAEAADTSSSEGLTQVLQEASLALLRHPEYWVYAGSESQQTRLSAAESQFNRLALAERSKFGEETLTNFNTRRQLKSANDSALTVAEPGGALTNTSQAPSEYIVVTILVGTQGKFQFPAINSTDELRRALSQIGAIPSEQLLAVEILWTPQAEDDTLTTDDMLAEYPNLKLV
- a CDS encoding thiamine phosphate synthase, whose product is MQPALYRILDANLDRAREGLRIVEEWCRFGLNSAPLTDECKQMRQELARWHDPELRAARDTPGDPGTELTHPQEEQRSSIEQVLQVNLCRVEEALRVLEEYGKIYTPEMGMACKQMRYRVYTLESNLLVPQRQQLLERAHLYLVTSPSENLFATVEAALQGGLSLVQYRDKTADDNVRFSNAKKLRQICQDYNALFIVNDRVDLALAVDADGVHLGQQDMAIATARQLLGPHRLIGRSTTNPEEMHQAIQDGADYIGVGPVYETPTKAGKAAAGLEYVRYAKEHATVPWFVIGGVDTNNIHDVLAAGAERVAVVRAIMQAEQPTLITQYFISQLHRIQTIRAYEERIAKPHV
- the thiS gene encoding sulfur carrier protein ThiS; translated protein: MSDLSGLSNLSDAITVQVNGESHTCSRSIFLPNLLEQLGLNPRLIAVEYNGEILHRQFWSATEVQEGDRLEIVTIVGGG